One part of the Microlunatus elymi genome encodes these proteins:
- a CDS encoding aldo/keto reductase translates to MDPLTPNREVYNATPQATDYQGMPYRFLGASGLQAPAIGLGTWKFGYPDTGDGARIAPELAFRILDRAAELGVMFWDTANRYNAASGNSERIIGQWLAEHPQRRRDVVLATKTRGGMDGWTPNHSGLSRLQITESVKASLARLQTDWIDVLWFHQFDDRVPLEESLETIEDLVSRGLVHYLAVSNFNAEQLESCLLISDRLSRRSRPIAVQNRFDPLNGESLPGVLSLCASEGLAFVPYSPLAKGLLTDRYLDPAKAGPGDRLYDEGALEGIDQRRFAKVRKLGELARQWDLKISTLTLAYILTLPGMGTQIPSSSNTDQLADNARAGTITLDQDQQAALHDIFTD, encoded by the coding sequence GTGGACCCGCTCACGCCCAACCGCGAGGTGTACAACGCGACCCCGCAGGCGACCGACTACCAAGGCATGCCGTACCGGTTCCTGGGAGCCAGCGGACTGCAGGCGCCCGCGATCGGCCTGGGCACCTGGAAGTTCGGCTATCCCGACACCGGCGACGGCGCCCGGATCGCGCCCGAACTGGCGTTCCGGATCCTGGATCGCGCGGCCGAGTTGGGCGTGATGTTCTGGGACACCGCCAACCGCTACAACGCCGCCTCCGGAAACTCCGAGCGGATCATCGGCCAGTGGCTGGCCGAGCATCCGCAGCGCCGCCGTGACGTGGTGCTGGCGACCAAGACCCGCGGCGGGATGGACGGCTGGACGCCCAATCACTCCGGGCTGTCCCGGCTGCAGATCACCGAGTCGGTGAAGGCGTCGTTGGCCCGGCTGCAGACCGACTGGATCGACGTGCTGTGGTTCCACCAGTTCGACGATCGGGTGCCGTTGGAGGAGAGCCTGGAGACGATCGAGGATCTGGTCAGTCGAGGACTGGTGCACTACCTGGCGGTGTCCAACTTCAACGCCGAACAGCTGGAGTCGTGCCTGCTGATCAGCGACCGGCTGTCGCGGCGCAGCCGGCCGATCGCGGTGCAGAACCGCTTCGATCCGTTGAACGGCGAGTCGCTGCCCGGTGTGTTGTCGCTGTGTGCCTCCGAGGGGCTGGCGTTCGTGCCGTACTCCCCGCTGGCCAAGGGACTGCTGACCGATCGGTATCTCGACCCGGCGAAGGCCGGACCGGGCGATCGGCTCTACGACGAGGGCGCCCTGGAGGGCATCGATCAGCGGCGGTTCGCGAAGGTCCGCAAGCTCGGCGAGCTGGCCCGGCAGTGGGACCTCAAGATCAGCACCCTGACGCTGGCCTACATCCTGACGCTGCCCGGGATGGGCACGCAGATCCCGTCCAGTTCCAACACCGACCAGCTGGCCGACAACGCGCGGGCCGGCACGATCACGTTGGACCAAGATCAACAAGCCGCGCTGCACGACATCTTCACCGACTGA
- a CDS encoding YifB family Mg chelatase-like AAA ATPase, protein MTLASAFSVALVGLEGQMVEIEANLGPGLPRTVLVGLPDTALYESRDRCKAALGNSGRTWPERLVTINLSPASLPKAGAHYDLGIVAAVLAADGAFGTSQLGDTVFLGELGLDGRVRPVRGLLPALLAASQSGFRRAVVPKRQAGEARLVEDLEIFGVATLEQLIALMRDDPMPEDPPPDEHDTETRPAVQQRRLDLSEVAGQLDAKWAIEVAAAGGHHLLMSGPPGVGKTMLAERLPGLLPDLALAEALEVSAIHSLAGFALEDGLILRPPYSAPHHSASVPSMVGGGYRIAKPGAISRAHRGVLFLDEAPEFSVRALEALRTPLESGVVTIGRSEAEASYPARFQLVLAANPCPCGLAGSPGGRCTCTPYLIRRYAERLSGPIRDRIDLHQRLLPMKKTYLKAALARSESTAVVAERVAEARRRQAFRLSGTGWHCNSEVSGAYLRRRLPLPDGIELLDRAVSTGTLSPRGVDKTLRLAWTVADLAGLDHPGSQELQIALAMRRGELGPAAVETKVG, encoded by the coding sequence ATGACTCTGGCGAGCGCGTTCTCGGTGGCCCTGGTCGGGCTGGAGGGGCAGATGGTGGAGATCGAGGCCAATCTCGGGCCGGGGCTGCCGCGGACCGTCCTGGTCGGCTTGCCGGACACCGCGTTGTACGAGTCCCGTGACCGGTGCAAGGCGGCGCTGGGCAACTCCGGCCGGACCTGGCCGGAGCGATTGGTGACCATCAACCTGAGCCCGGCCAGCCTGCCCAAGGCCGGAGCGCATTACGACCTGGGCATCGTGGCGGCGGTGCTGGCCGCCGACGGCGCCTTCGGCACCTCGCAGCTCGGCGACACCGTCTTCCTCGGCGAGCTCGGGTTGGACGGCAGGGTCCGGCCGGTCCGCGGCCTGTTGCCGGCGCTGCTGGCGGCCAGTCAGAGCGGGTTCCGCCGAGCTGTGGTGCCGAAGAGACAGGCGGGTGAGGCCCGGCTGGTCGAGGATCTGGAGATCTTCGGGGTGGCCACGCTGGAGCAACTGATCGCGCTGATGCGTGACGACCCGATGCCTGAGGATCCACCGCCCGACGAGCATGACACCGAGACCCGGCCGGCGGTGCAGCAGCGGCGGCTGGACCTGTCCGAGGTGGCGGGGCAGTTGGACGCGAAGTGGGCGATCGAGGTGGCTGCGGCCGGTGGCCACCATCTGCTGATGTCCGGCCCGCCCGGGGTCGGCAAGACGATGCTGGCCGAGCGGCTGCCGGGTCTGCTGCCCGATCTGGCCCTTGCCGAGGCGCTCGAGGTGTCGGCGATCCACTCGCTGGCCGGCTTCGCCCTGGAGGACGGGCTGATCCTGCGGCCGCCGTATTCGGCCCCGCATCACTCGGCGTCGGTGCCGAGCATGGTCGGTGGCGGCTATCGGATCGCCAAACCGGGCGCCATCTCCCGTGCGCATCGCGGGGTCCTGTTCCTGGACGAGGCGCCCGAGTTCTCCGTCCGGGCGTTGGAGGCGCTGCGGACGCCGCTGGAGTCCGGGGTGGTGACGATCGGCCGGAGCGAGGCCGAGGCCAGTTATCCGGCCCGCTTCCAACTGGTCCTCGCGGCCAATCCATGCCCGTGTGGACTGGCCGGTTCGCCCGGCGGACGCTGCACCTGTACGCCGTACCTGATCCGCCGCTACGCCGAGCGGTTGTCGGGGCCCATTCGTGATCGGATCGACCTGCATCAGCGTCTGCTGCCGATGAAGAAGACCTACTTGAAGGCGGCATTGGCCCGCAGTGAATCGACGGCGGTGGTCGCCGAACGGGTGGCCGAGGCTCGGCGACGGCAGGCTTTCCGGTTGAGCGGGACCGGTTGGCACTGCAACAGCGAGGTGTCCGGGGCGTATCTGCGGCGTCGGCTGCCGCTGCCGGACGGGATCGAGCTGCTTGATCGGGCCGTCTCCACCGGGACGCTGAGTCCGCGCGGCGTCGACAAGACGTTGCGGCTGGCCTGGACGGTGGCCGACCTCGCCGGACTCGACCATCCGGGCAGTCAGGAATTGCAGATCGCGTTGGCCATGCGGCGGGGCGAGCTGGGCCCGGCCGCCGTCGAGACGAAGGTCGGCTGA
- a CDS encoding YraN family protein encodes MANSRRPATGSTRVTRPRTAGRSELGRRGEEVAADYLSGLGYQIVARNWRCRWGEIDLIARIRHSGRSKIIFCEVKTRAGLGWGDPLEAITYQKGRRLRQLAGQWLAETGDHADDLRIDGIGVVLLRGQAPQLKHVPGIDG; translated from the coding sequence ATGGCAAACAGCAGACGACCAGCGACCGGCAGCACCCGAGTGACCCGGCCGCGGACCGCCGGGCGGAGCGAGCTCGGCCGACGAGGCGAGGAAGTGGCGGCGGACTATCTGAGCGGTCTGGGCTATCAGATCGTGGCTCGGAACTGGCGCTGCCGGTGGGGCGAGATCGATCTGATCGCCCGGATCCGGCACTCCGGCCGGAGCAAGATCATCTTCTGCGAGGTGAAGACCCGAGCCGGTCTGGGCTGGGGCGACCCGTTGGAGGCGATCACCTACCAGAAGGGCCGGCGGCTGCGGCAGCTGGCGGGGCAGTGGTTGGCCGAGACCGGCGACCACGCCGACGACCTGCGCATCGACGGCATCGGAGTGGTGCTGCTGCGCGGGCAGGCACCCCAGCTCAAACACGTACCGGGGATCGACGGATGA
- the dprA gene encoding DNA-processing protein DprA — protein MSAERGVVDRRDERERSARMALSCIADAGDPAISVEVARIGAIEVLRAVVAGDHGPALAERARRLDLTDLQAAIGAGRFRFVVPGDEEWPSRLADLEGQGPIQQRAGVPYGLWLRGPRCLSEVVDRSVAIVGSRAATEYGNQVAAELGYDLSEAGWAVVSGGAFGIDAAAHRGALSGTGSTVAVLACGVDVCYPAGNADLLNQIGQDHLLVSELPPGAHPTRVRFLARNRLIAALTVGTVVVEAAIRSGARNTANWAATCNRRLMAVPGSVFSGLSETPHLLVRDGQAMLISNAAEALELLAAAGEFMAPRQVGRARPTDAMDASRLAVFEAVPRNRYRPPEEIAIRANLSIPHCLAELAALADGGLVQSGPSGWRLR, from the coding sequence ATGAGCGCGGAACGGGGAGTCGTCGATCGCCGCGACGAGCGGGAGCGGAGTGCCCGGATGGCGCTGAGCTGCATCGCCGATGCCGGCGATCCGGCGATCAGCGTCGAGGTGGCCCGGATCGGAGCGATCGAGGTGCTGCGGGCGGTCGTCGCCGGTGATCACGGCCCGGCTCTGGCGGAGCGGGCCCGGCGGCTCGATCTGACCGATCTGCAGGCGGCGATCGGTGCCGGCCGATTCCGGTTCGTGGTGCCGGGCGACGAGGAATGGCCGTCGCGGTTGGCCGACCTGGAGGGTCAGGGGCCGATCCAGCAGCGTGCCGGGGTGCCGTACGGGTTGTGGTTGCGTGGGCCGCGATGTCTTAGCGAGGTGGTGGATCGTTCGGTGGCGATCGTCGGGTCGCGGGCCGCCACCGAGTACGGCAACCAGGTCGCCGCCGAGCTGGGCTACGACCTCAGCGAGGCCGGCTGGGCGGTGGTCTCCGGTGGCGCGTTCGGGATCGACGCGGCGGCGCACCGGGGAGCGTTGTCGGGCACCGGGTCGACGGTGGCGGTGCTCGCTTGCGGGGTCGACGTCTGTTATCCGGCCGGCAACGCCGACCTGCTGAACCAGATCGGCCAAGATCATCTACTGGTTTCAGAACTGCCGCCGGGTGCTCACCCGACCCGGGTGAGATTTCTGGCCCGCAACCGGCTGATCGCGGCCCTGACGGTGGGCACCGTCGTGGTCGAGGCGGCGATCCGCTCCGGTGCCCGCAACACCGCCAACTGGGCCGCCACCTGCAACCGGCGGCTGATGGCGGTGCCCGGGTCGGTGTTCTCCGGTCTGTCGGAGACACCGCACCTGCTGGTCCGTGACGGCCAGGCGATGTTGATCAGCAACGCCGCCGAGGCGTTGGAGTTGTTGGCGGCGGCAGGGGAGTTCATGGCGCCCCGGCAGGTCGGAAGGGCGCGGCCGACCGACGCCATGGACGCGTCCCGGCTGGCGGTGTTCGAGGCGGTGCCGCGCAACCGCTACCGGCCGCCGGAGGAGATCGCCATCCGGGCAAACCTGTCCATCCCGCACTGCCTGGCCGAGTTGGCAGCGCTGGCCGACGGCGGACTGGTGCAGTCCGGGCCTTCGGGTTGGAGATTGAGATGA